The genomic segment TGCTGGCGAGCGCGAGCACGCGGAGGCCCATGCCGGCCAGGGCCTCCATGTTGCGGAGGACTTCCTCGCGGAACGCGGGCGTCACATCGGCGAGCGTGTCGTCATtgtcgccgccaccgtcttTGGGCGTGTACTTTGTGCAGATCTGCACGACCctctcgacggcgcccttggTGTAGGCGTGCAGCTCGCCCGTGGCGTTGTGCCTCATGACGACCGACATGCGCTTGACGTCCGAGTCGAAGGGcagctcggccatctcgctcCACTCGGGATCGTCGCCCGTCGTCAGCCGCAGCCGGTTCCAGTCGAAGCGCGAGGCGAACACCTGGATCGCGATCTCGGTCGGGTCGCCGCGCGCCGCCCACTGACCGTCGTCCttcttggtgatggtggcgagGTTGGCGAGGGCCGCGACGCGGAGGAACGCCGCGAGCACCGCCGGGCTGTCGCGAAGCagctggccggcctcgacaacgCTGCCGCACgcgtcccctcccctcttgAAGTTGAGGTGCCGCGGCGAACGCTCGTCGAAGCGGATCTCGCCCGTCGTCGGGTccatcggcgacgtcgccccCTCGACCGTGTAGGTACCCCTGCCCGGCAACCAGGCGCCGCGGGCGAGCATCTTGCCCTGCGTCAGCGTGCCCGTCTTGTCGGAGCAGATGtcggtgacggcgccgagggcctcgagcgACTTGAGATTGCGCACGATGACGTTGCGGCGCACCATGCGCTTCGTgccggcggccatggtgatggtcagcacgacgacgaggctgGCCGGGATCATGGACAGTCCTGTGGCGACGGCGTAGATGATGACCTCCTGCGAGGCCTCGAACCGGTTGGCGCCGAGcacgatgatggcgcagacgatggcgatgccgaaCAGCAGCATCGCCAGCTTGGAGAGCTTCTGCTGCAGCGGCGTGCCGACGTTGACGCCCAGGAAGCgcccgacggcgtcggtcAAGGTGAGCGTGTAGGCCTCGAGGTAGCGGTGCGGCTTCGCCCGGCCGTCGGGCTTGCGCTTGACCTCGCGCACGCGGGAGTCCTTCTTGCGCAGCGCCGACGCAATGGCGCCGATCTCGGTGTAGACGCCCGTcgcgaagacgacgcccttggccCGGCCCTTGgtcaccgtcgacgagctgtAGGCCACGTTGAGCCGGTCGCCCGGGCCCGTGGCGTCCGGGAACACGCTGCCCTGGTTCTTGCGCACGGGGAGGGATTCGCCCGTCAGCAGcgcctcgtccgtctcgaagttgacggcctcggtgagTCTGTGGACCGTGGACGTTTCGTCAGTCAGCTGTCGGTTGCTCATGTCTGGTTGTTATGCACAACAGGGGCGACAAGACTAAGAACAAACAAAAATCGGGGGACAGGGATGGCGACAGGGACAGAGATGGGCCTTACCTGACATCCGCGGGGATGGTGTCGCCCGTCTTgatctcgacgaggtcgccggGAACGATGTCGCCCGACGGCACGACCATGGTCTCGCCGTCGCGCACGATGCTGGCTGTGGGCGAGCTCAGAGACCGCAGCGAGtccatcgtcttctcggccgagaaCTCttggaagaagccgacgacgacgttgaggaGGATGACAAAGGtgatgacgccgccctcgatcCACGAGCCGATGCCGAAGCTGACGGccatggcgaggatgaggacctgtgggggtggtggtgtttgTGTAAGTGAGGGTCACATCACAGGGACTAAATTCACATCACAGAGACGAGAGTCAGCACTCACCATGGTcatggcgttggcgacctgGGCTATAATGATCTTGAAGGGCTGCACgccctccgcctcgccgaggtcatTGTGGCCGTACTCCTCCAGGCgcgccttggcgtcgaccgACGAGAGCCCGTGGTTGGTGTCGGCGCGGAgttcctcggccagctgctggaAAGACAAGGCGTGGGCGGGCTGGGAGAGTGGTTTGTTCGACTGGCCCGAGACGTGCGTGTCAGCGGGCCTCGCTGCCTTGGGTTTTCCCATGATGGCGTGGTAGAAGGCGAGAGTGGTGTTGAGGATGAGTAGTCTATAGGAGTGATTCTGATGTGCGATCTGAGGCTGGATAATAGCGGCAGTAATTATTGGgttgatgacgatggagatgTCGGGCAatggtggtgacgatgacgtaGGGTAAGATAGTGTAGCGTAGCGTAGCGTAGCACAACTCGTTCAAGCTCAGGTTGTCTAGAACGGAGTGCAACGCCAAGTGGACGGCGAACGGCTCTCAGCAAGGACTGGTCAGGGTGGCAACGCAGAGGCAAGTCGTCAGTTGAGGTGTCATTGCACGCAGGACCCAAAGTTGAGAGGTGGCAGTTTGAGGAGGGAATACTTCCTCTAGACGGACGAGGGCGAACGTCTCCTTTTTGAGTTGTGCGTTCTAATAGTGGTCGAGATCCAGTAAGCCGTTCGAGCGAAGAAAAGTCCAGACACCGAACTATGGGAATACACGGTCGCTTTCGTCTGCAATAAGAATGTCTTACTAGTGCAGACATAGCCTCGGATCCATCCATCACGCATTAGGACCATCTTGGCTCTCTTGGCTCCCGCTTGGCGCGATAATGGACGAGCACCggaagacgccggcggcccagACGCATCTcgggaaggaaaagaaggacgaggacgcggaaGGTGGCCATGAAGATATCGGGAACAATTCTCCTCGGATGTCTCGCCCGCTCGCACTTGTACGGGACAGACGTTGCTGATGGATCGGAAGGGTGGAAGTGAGTTGGCGCCGGGAGTCGGTAAAGACGGAGAGTTGGCGCTAAGGGTCGGTGGCGGGTGGGAGGGCGGTGATGATCGCTTCCCaccccggcggcggactgCACCCCAGAGCAAGCCGCTGACGATGGGGCCGTGTGGGAGGTGGGAGGTGGGAATTGGGGGAGGCGAGCTGGGGAGGCGTACATGTGCTGCAACCGCTGCTTCTAAGTGGTTGTTGTCACCAGGGATCTTATCTTGCAAGAAGGGGGTGACCATAGAACGCATCCCTGCTGAGGGTTTCTCCAGATTACGACGCCTGGGGATGACAACGCGATGGAGTCATTCTTTCAGTGTGTGTTGTAGAATTACCTGGACTGGACAAATGTTGGTGTTACTACGGACGTAATTGACGATGTCCGCCAAGAGGGTTTCAGCATAAACAGGCGATTAATTGATGCTGTAGAGTAAACTCCAGCCGCCTTTGATCTCCCTGTAGAGAAGTATTATCCTGGGCGTTGCAGAATAACGATGGCGGGGAACCATTCTTGACGCAGAACATACCAATGACCAGAGGGCCTGCGTCAGTCGCGTGCCCACCTTCCGCATCCATCCCAACCCAAAAAGCACGTAGGCCGGGGGTAAGGTCACCGGAGTCCATTCCGAGTCTCCGGCCCAGCGCCGACTACGCCCCACATCCGCACCCCACTTCCGGACCGGAATCGGATCGGCAGCACCGGGGCAATATGGCTCGGACACTGGGCAAACACACTGACAGCCGTTAGCCGCAGACACTCGAATAAGTCCTGCGAAGAGTTCCTGGTTTGAGATGTCGACGAATGATCAGTTTCTTGGACCGAACTCTTCACTCTGCATTCAAGTCTTTGTTGGGTTGCGAGCAGTCACCCGATGATAACCTGCCTCTCTCGCAACACTACAGCTGCATCCACCATCCCGCTACCATCCCCTAACTCCTCCAAGAAATCACCCTCGCCCAGGAGCAGCGCCTTTCCAGCACAATTCCACACAGCCCTTCCCTCCGTGTCATCCGTCGACACTAACAACCACGCCCTGGTCCAGGCGCAGTCCCCCCGGACCAGGTCCGTCGGGACCGCGACGCGTATCTGACTCTCAACGCCCTTCGCCAAGAATTCTTTCTCAAAGTGGAACGCCGTCAGGAGTGCCTGCTCACCTTGTCGGCCACACGGGATGCGCACCGCGAACGCCGAGATCCAGTAGATGGACCGCGGGTCCGTGATCCACGTCAGCAGAGCGAGGGCCGTTTCCTCCGTGATCTCTCCTTCGTCTCCTCCCCTGTCCAGAACCGTCAGAAAATCGGCTGCGTTCAGACGGAGGGCCTCGTTGACCACAAAGTCGTCAAACATGCCCGTGTTGTAGTTCGCCTGCACCGCGTCACGCTCCAGCTGCGCCCAGAGACGTCCCGCCAGACCGTGCCCGCCCGCCACGACGGCCGCGAGGAACCGCCGCCGGGACAGGTCCgtttcctcgtcgtccctgAAGTGCTCTGGCCGGCCCATGCCGGCCTtgaggggcggcggcgtgctcCTGATGACGTCCGGGAAGATGGCGTACGTCCCgcgcagctcctcctcggcacaCACCGTAAATGAGCCCTCGAAAAAGACCAGATCAATCTCCAGCCGGCCGATGCTCGCCCCGTGTATGCCTCTGTTGCCTCCCAGACTGAACTTGGGGAGCGTCGTGTCCGCCTCTGCGACCGACCGCGCCAGCCACGACCTTTTCCCGCCCACCACCAGCGCCTCCGAGCCCGCGAACGCCAGCGGCACCTTCTCCCCGGCCGCGAGCGAcaggaggacggcgaggaagtaCACCTCTTCTGGCGTCGGCTCCCGGGCCCGGAAGTACGCGAGCCCCAGCCCGATGAGATTGAGGCACACGCTCAGCCTGTCGCCGGGCATCGAGCACCCCGTCTGCGCGACGGCGTTGAACCGCGCCATGaagctggccgtcgtcgccccggcCACGCGGTTGTGGCTGTCGAGCAGCGGCGACGTGCGGTTcgcgaagccgccgaggatcGGGTACAGGTGCTCGCTCGCCGGAGGGCGGTGGCCGAGCTGAATCATGACCGTCGATAGCATCGCGTGCAGCGCCGTCCACTCGAGGGAGATGGTTGCcttgccaccgccgctgccgccgccgtcgtcgccctcgacgacaacacccatgatgaagacggcgttgTGAGCCGGGATGTGCCGTTTGTCGCTCCAcggctcggcgacgacaaaCTCGTGGAAGCACCACGCGCGCTGCCAccaccgcgccgccgcgatCTTGTCGTAGATGGCCACGAGAGACGACACCTCCCCTTGGTCCCGCGGCGTCCGGTCAAAGTGTTGCGCGGgattgccgccgccgtaccTCTCGCacagcgccgcctcgtccgccgtgagctcgacgtcttcgaggAGCACCACGAGCCGGCGGCATGACTTGTACACGACGTCCATGCACGCGATGGCGcgctgcttctcggcgtcgtcggcctggtCGATGCAGACCTGGTCTATCCAGACGCCCTCGCGCGGGTGTCCCCGCTGCGCCAGAATCGCCTGGGCGAAGCGCTCGCCGACGGGCCATACcccgcccggcgccgaggccgacccAGGTGTTCCCGGCCAGTCTGGGCTGTGCCAGCTGTAGCTTACGGCGAGGTATTGTCTgatggcgaaggcgccgTCGAGAGGGATGCCGGACGGGCTTAAGCAGAGGAGGCGGAACGGCGTGTCGAGGATGACGCCGGACGTGCGCCGCGGGAAgtgctcggcgacgtccggGGACCATGCGCGGAGGTTGCGGAGGATGAGGTCCgcctcgtcgcggccgcggtcGAGCCGCCCGATGGCCTCTGCGAAGATGCTGGACTTGTTGCGCCTTGTCAACGTGAGCTTGAAGAGGTCGTGTGAGAGCTGCTCGGCTCGCAAGGTGTCCTCCGCCTCTGCGGGCGAGAACTCGACGAGTTTGCTCATGTTTGTCATGACCGCGTCGACGGATGGAGGGTTTGGGCGATGGGCCGTCAGTCAGGCCATCCATCCGAGCTGTGTTTTCTCCACATACACACCCCTGTCAAGCATCCAAAGCCTCTAACCCATTTGTGCATAGTCGAGGGCGCTGGTGGCTAGCTACTGTAACAGTTGGTGGTTATTTGTCTCGTTACTTGCATGAGTTGGCTTGGTTCGGCTGTTTAGATTTGTATTGTGTAGGTGGTTTAGTATCCTCGAATAGCTCTAATGCCACCGGGAACGATGTTGATGACCAGCACGAGATTCAAACTTTGAAGACTTCCTCAGGCTGGCAGCTGGATGTCATAGGTTACTGGCTATGATAAATGACCTCAATGTAAAAAGAGACCCTAAGACAATACCTGACTTCTCACTGTGCTTCGAGATCGAGCAATCGTATTCCGTGTTTTGTTTACCGACTttgggggaaaaggggaggACTTGACAAAGGATGGAACACACCCCAACGACGACCGAGGATCCAGAAACAATGGCCCAAGTTTGGCACAAAGGGGTTCTTAAAGCAGCTCGGAGGGGGTTCTTGGAGGTTGTCGAGCATAAAACTGCCCGTGATTGCTATTGCAACCGTCCACTTCGTATCACTCATTCTCTCGAATCACATCCCATTTCCTCTCCAATCTGCagcccctctctctctttcccaTGCTATGTTTTAATGGCAACAGTTTTATTTGCATTGATGGTTCCTCGAGGCACAAGATCCCTTGAACTGTGCACGTATTTCGGGAAGCCCCCGACGGAAACATCCGTCGCTCAGTCTCGCTTCTAGATCCTCGGAAACAGAACCCAGTGGGAGATGTGGGGAGATTGATGTTATAGTTGGACAATGTTGTTCCTTGTATCCGTACGGAATATCAGTAGATAATTAATTCGTACTGCCGTTTATAGAAGAATCGTATGTCAAACCTAAACTAATGAGTAACCTCGCTGCTAGAGTTGGCTGAGCTTAGTTTCTCCCAACTTCCCATAGGCTTGGGTCAAAAGGTTCTGCTAAGGCGAGGCATTATGGTGGAAGATTCCATATCAAGCATACGAGAGGCGTATGACATGACCCAAAGCTTACTCGACCTTGGCAACAATGCTCACTCACACCTTGATCCAGGCAACCGACCCGACCCCCATCTTGCGAGTCTTGCAGACCCTTGCCAAAAGGACGAATATCATGCCCAAAATCATGCAGCTCCCGGCGAAGGCCTGGGCACCCACATACCCGCCCCCCATcgcgtcgatgatggccccGGCAATCGGCGACCCGGTCAGCGACGCGAAGCTGACCACCGTGAAGACCATGCCCATCCTCGTCCCCTGCTTCTGCGGATCCGCCGTCAGGCTGCTGAGCACCGACGGGAACAACGACTGGACGCCCCCGACAGCGAACCCATAGAACACGGCCCAGACGTACAGCCCCGTGACGCTGCGCACTCCTATCCAGCAGAACATGACGGTGCCGGTCATGCAGGCCATCGGCGCAAAGATGTTGATCGTGCCGATGACGTCGCCGATCTGAGCCGGGATGATGCGCCCGAacgcgccgacgccgttgaggacgagCAGGAGGTCGAGCGAGTCGGTGTACGATAGTCCCAAGACGTCGcgggagaaggcggcgaggtaGTGGAAGGCAAAGTAGGTTCCCCAGAAGCACTGCCTGCTCGTCAGAGGAATGTCCCCCCCATTGTCATCAGAAAATTGTCATGAGAACGAAGTTTCCTTACCATGAAAGCTCCCACGGCGTAGAAGCTATACTCGGACTCCCTGAAAGCGGCCCACTCCAccagcggcgccgccttccgAGGCGGAATCCTGGTCTTGACGAGCAGCCCGGCGACAACCAGCGTCACCAGCTGGATCAGGGCTATCGAGCGGATcgtccagcccagcccgaTCCTCGGCAAAAGCTGCCGGACCATGCTCGGGAAGGCCAGCCCGCCCACGACAGACCCAGCCGCGGTGATGCCGAAGGCTAACGAGCGACGCTTGGCGAAGTAGGTCGACGTGACGGCCATGCAGGGGCAGAAGAGGCAGCCGTTCCCGAGGCCTAGGCAGATGCcctgggcgaggaagaactGCCAGTACGTCGTGCAAAAGGAGGCGGCGACcatgccgaggacgacgagcaggaaGCCAGCGGCGAAGAGGGGCCGGAAGTAGCCCATGTCCGTCCAGCGTCCAGTGAAGgtgccgacgaagaagaggaggaagaccTCGAAGGAGCCGATCCACGAGATGTCGGAGGGCGAGCGGGAGAAGAGGGTTGTGAAGTATGGCTGGAAGACGCCGAAGGAGTTGGCGACGCCCCTGTGGACCCTGTTAGCGGTCCGGGATTCGGTTGCAGGGCCGAGAGTGTCATGTTGATGGCTTACCAGGTGTTCATGGTGACGAGGAGCGTGCTCAGGACTAGCAGATGTTGTCAACACATGAACAGCGTGATGCGAATCTGCTTAGCTTACCGACCAGCCATGCTCTCAAGCCACCGTCTGGCGGCGCATCGATGACTACGCTGGGTCGTGAAGTGCTTCTGTTGATGCTTGCGAGGTTTTTGTCTGGCGACTCGGGATCATGGTACCGGCTGGGGAGACCGAGAGCATTACTTGCACCAACTGAGCGATGCTCATGTTGAGTTGTATTTCGTTTCTCTGACATTGTGGACGAATGACAAATCGCCCAAAGTGCTTTTTTCTCTTCAGTTCTTGGAGGCAGAGTGGACTCGATATGAACCAAGAGATCGCTCAACAAAGCTGCCCTGATACAGATGATACGATGCAGAATCAAGCGAGGCAAGCCAGGGCAAAAAGCGCTATCACTACAAGATCCGAGGTTGCAGCGACCAACAATTCCGGCCTAGACCAAGGGGAAATCCCGTTTAATAAAGAACATCTTCCCGCGCCAAGCAGACGCCGGCCCGGGGGTCGGGGGCCCCTAGGGGAGTGAATTCTCTGACCTCGGACACCCACCCTCCCCATTCCCGGCGAAAGACTCACTCGGCCCAGTTTATTTAAGGGCGTatcccccccctcctctcagAGAGTTTCAATTATCAATTCAATCCAAAAGCGAAATTGCGTCCCTCGTCTTCTGGGACGCCCTCTTAGTCACCGGTGCAGCGGGCATCGGCAGTCCATCGGCCGACGAGCCCTCCGACGGCGTCTTTGACGAAGGATCTTGGCTGGGCAAATGTTAGTCCACCAATCATTCGGGCATAAAATTTGTAAAATGTCTTACAGCCCTCTGGTATGGATTAGAAATCATCTTGCTGTACTCTAGTTTGCTTAGCAACGATCTTGCTTATCAATGAGTCTTGTCTGTAAACATCGTGGGCAGACGGCGAGCTAGGTGTTGGCGTTGCGTAATGATACCCTTTTTTGTTCTCAAGACGGTTTGAACGGCTTCACTCCATCCAGATGAAGTAGGCTGTACGTAATATACTTATACTATGAGTGTCTTGTAAATGTTGGATGTTGTTTTGCTTCTCAAGTACCCCAATGACCTTTAGCCCCATTCGAGGCCCCCATGCCATCTTTGCATAAGATACATCATCCGTCGAGTACATGCTGGAGTTTGTCAATCTCATGATATCTCTAGTGTGCATAGGTGATGAAATACACCCTTTTTTGAAGCTAGCTGGAAACAAATTGACCGTCCACATTTAGATTCCTCGCTTCAAACCCGAGCTCAGCAATTTTGTCCCACTCGACCGGCTTGCGCGTAGTAATACTTGGTGAGTTCCTTGCCGATGCCACTTTTTGACGATGCAGCCGGTTTGGTAGAATCTGAATGTTTTGAAACAGCTGTTCATTGGCACATCGACTAGAAGGTGATCACTCAGAGAAGGGTACGGCTCATATTTCAGAATGTCATGGCGTCGAAAACTCTCCGCGCCTTCAGGATAACGGTCTCTTCTCTGCAAGATGATGATTAGGTACTTCGATGAGCCCCTTCACAATTGTCCCCCTCGCTCTGTGTATGTAACCAAATATGTCTCTCATCTTATATGTAAGCCAATTAGATAATTAAAGAGAGAGGTCAAATAATCCTAGGTTGTTCCGGTCTTTTTTGCAAACAACTCTTCAGGGTCGTACGACAATTCCGAGTTCACGCCACTCCCATCACATCAACACCAGAATGTCAGATCTTGAAGTCAAAGTGGAGTGGGACGGCGACATTTACGATGTCTCTTCTCCTTTTACCCTTCTCGGCTCTCAGACATCGACAGGGCAGACAAAGCATCGTTTCCAGGAAGGCGAAGCTCCATCTAACGCAGCCAAGGTCCCCAAGGCATTTTTCCAAGAGCTCGCTGAATTCCTACATCTCAAGAATCTTGCAGACTTGGTTGCGCTGCCGCTCTTGGATGGCCCAAGAGACTGGACCAAGACTGAGCTCCTGGTTGGGCCACAGGGCACTCTGATGATGGACACTAAGGATGTCCTCGGGTTCGAGTCCGCACAAATTACGACAAGTTGGTTCTTCCAGGTGGGGGATGATGGGGTTATTTCTTGCAAGAGCAACGACGTGTATGCTGCCAAGAAGAACACCCACGCAGTCTTCCAGGATTCGAAGCCTCTTCCGACTGTGGAAGCATTGAAGGCGGTTTTCGAAATGCACAGCACAGCTTTCACTCCTCGAATGCTGGGTTATCTAGTCACGTACGAAACTTGGTGAGAGCTGAAGTGTCATGTCGCATTTCTGACCTCGCAATCGATCCAACCTTTCGTACCTCGGCTAGTCAATAACTTCTCCCCAATCCTACGAGCCGAGCCAAAGTCGACCAGAATGGGTCTACTATCCTTTGCCACGAGAACATTTGTGGGGTTGAGGTCGTTATGGGCCAGCACGAGTCCAGTGATGTAGCCCCGTCGCACATGGCAACCATGGTATCCAACGATGCTTGGGTGGGGTTGGCTACCCAGCACTTCCATTGCTTCTGCCTCATCCGCCAATCCCTTGGGGAGAAGATGTACGACTTTGTGCTTTGAAAAAATATCGTACAGCGCTAGCCTAGGCCGCTTGACGAAAACGTCGGGTGGGAGCTCCTCGAGAGCCTTAGTGAGAGTGAGGCCTTGGGGCCACCGGGGAAAGATTTCCTCGTCAGGAATACGAACAAGGGAGTCGGCGGCATGCTGAAATAAGATGTCCACCTTTGGTTTGTTCAACTGGCCGTAGTATATCATGTCGTCTTACACCGTTGCGAACATGGTATATTGGAGGTCTCCCGTGTCCTCGTCGACTTTCTCAGACACCCAAAGCAATTCCTCCCAATTGGTAATCTGCGGCGCCATGGCGAAGGGATTTCCAGGTAAGTAATAGAATGAGTGAAAAATTGCATTGTATGGTCTGGTCAGCTCTCCGGTAATTCGAGTCACGTATCTTCTAGTGGCTGGGAGTTAACGGAGATTGGTCATGTACGATCTGACAGGTAATTATCTATCAACAAGAACTTCTGCCCAAAAGGCATCTACCCCACTTATCAGGAGTAAATTCGCATCTTTGTTTAGGTAATATTGGAACTATTAATAGGATGGATCTAGCTACCTAAAAGTAGGCTTTTCTATATTAAGGGATATAACCGAAATTAAATGAGCCTACAACTAGTAAGAAAGAATCTCTTAATTATAAACATATACTTAAGTTTTGTTGAGAACAAATTCACTATCAGCTAGTGCAGCAGTCTCCCTTGAAATTTGTTTTTGTTCTTCTCTCGAGTCTTCTTCCAGCCCTAAGATATGTCTGACAGACACGTGTTTCCTCACGAAAGCCCCCGCGCGGGAGGCCGTCGTGTTAGAAAAAGCCAAGTTATACGCAGGGTTGAATGGCACGACCTATGTCAAAGGCGACTCTTGACTCGAATTCGAAGAGGCCTGGGATGGATTATTGAGTGGCAGGAGATGTCTTTGTCGAGGAAAAAAAGATtaaagagaaaaaaaaaaagacaagtGTTGAGAGCATTCAGACAGCGATAAACATCCGCGTCAACGATGTCTGGCTCACGAGAATGTGCAGCAACGCGAGCACGGCTGTGAATTTCAACGGTGGCAAGGGAGGGTACGTCGTCGGCATGCTCGAAAGTTCTTATCATCTGCAATATTTGTTGAGACGCTCCAAAAGTTCTGTCCTATGCTTTCCTTCATCGCCGTGCAGCTTTTCCCCATCCCCTCGATTACCGATGCGGCAGAGAACGATTCGGATCGGCAATACGCTGGACCTCTACCCGAGTGCAAACCCATTCTCTCGCCGCAGACGGGCGAGCTGATCCCCATGCACATCGACCAGTGTATCGACCAGGTCACCAGGCTGTCAAGCGCCTAACCGACGTAAACGGGCATGGCCCCGGACTGGATCGACTATCACCGTAAGCCCTCGCTCGGTTTCAACGTCGAGCACGAGCGCGTCAACGGGGAAGAATCCTCCGGCGGTAGAAGAAACACTGGTATGACATCAAGGAGACGAACCAGTTTCACCCCCAGTTTGTTAGGTCCCCCCACTTGACAGTCACCGCCCCGGGACGTAAAAAGGAACCTAAAACTTAGTGTTTGCTGACGAAGACGTGAGGTTGTGTATCGTGGTATAGGCCATATTGATTAGTCTACGAACCCTAGTCCTCGTAAGTGAAGTTACTGTCCGGAAAGTATTTCCTCAATAGCAGAATCCGTGTTGTCATAAATCCCGGCGCGACACGTTAGTCGTGGATCAAACATGGCGTACAGTCTGTGCATTCCACTAGCAGGTCCTCAAATCCCCAAATTGACCCTATGCGAAGAATGTAGTTTCTCAACTTGGGTCAGATATCGTAGTTCCTCTGTCAAGAAGTATATAGAGACcatggttgttgttgttataGCTCATCACCCGGCAAGATTCTATACGTGTTGCTTGCGAGTACTTGTCTTCCAAGTCATTTGCCTTATTCACAAAGATTGAGATCTAACACTTGAAATAATGAATTCTAGACAGATTAAATTCCAGACATATGTCTTCCAGTCAGGCAAAACGATATTTACAAACCAAGGCAAAATGGGCAAAAAACCCTCAGGTTGCAGCGTGTAAGATTCTGCCACTTTCCACTCTTTCCACATTTTTTAAAGTCTATTTAGAGCTAGTAGAGGAATATTCTAT from the Colletotrichum destructivum chromosome 10, complete sequence genome contains:
- a CDS encoding Putative protein kinase, whose translation is MIYYGQLNKPKVDILFQHAADSLVRIPDEEIFPRWPQGLTLTKALEELPPDVFVKRPRLALYDIFSKHKVVHLLPKGLADEAEAMEVLGSQPHPSIVGYHGCHVRRGYITGLVLAHNDLNPTNVLVAKDSRPILVDFGSARRIGEKLLTSRGTKGWIDCEVRNAT
- a CDS encoding Putative heterokaryon incompatibility, yielding MSKLVEFSPAEAEDTLRAEQLSHDLFKLTLTRRNKSSIFAEAIGRLDRGRDEADLILRNLRAWSPDVAEHFPRRTSGVILDTPFRLLCLSPSGIPLDGAFAIRQYLAVSYSWHSPDWPGTPGSASAPGGVWPVGERFAQAILAQRGHPREGVWIDQVCIDQADDAEKQRAIACMDVVYKSCRRLVVLLEDVELTADEAALCERYGGGNPAQHFDRTPRDQGEVSSLVAIYDKIAAARWWQRAWCFHEFVVAEPWSDKRHIPAHNAVFIMGVVVEGDDGGGSGGGKATISLEWTALHAMLSTVMIQLGHRPPASEHLYPILGGFANRTSPLLDSHNRVAGATTASFMARFNAVAQTGCSMPGDRLSVCLNLIGLGLAYFRAREPTPEEVYFLAVLLSLAAGEKVPLAFAGSEALVVGGKRSWLARSVAEADTTLPKFSLGGNRGIHGASIGRLEIDLVFFEGSFTVCAEEELRGTYAIFPDVIRSTPPPLKAGMGRPEHFRDDEETDLSRRRFLAAVVAGGHGLAGRLWAQLERDAVQANYNTGMFDDFVVNEALRLNAADFLTVLDRGGDEGEITEETALALLTWITDPRSIYWISAFAVRIPCGRQGEQALLTAFHFEKEFLAKGVESQIRVAVPTDLVRGDCAWTRAWLLVSTDDTEGRAVWNCAGKALLLGEGDFLEELGDGSGMVDAAVVLRERQVIIG
- a CDS encoding Putative P-type ATPase, HAD superfamily, P-type ATPase, transmembrane domain superfamily — encoded protein: MGKPKAARPADTHVSGQSNKPLSQPAHALSFQQLAEELRADTNHGLSSVDAKARLEEYGHNDLGEAEGVQPFKIIIAQVANAMTMVLILAMAVSFGIGSWIEGGVITFVILLNVVVGFFQEFSAEKTMDSLRSLSSPTASIVRDGETMVVPSGDIVPGDLVEIKTGDTIPADVRLTEAVNFETDEALLTGESLPVRKNQGSVFPDATGPGDRLNVAYSSSTVTKGRAKGVVFATGVYTEIGAIASALRKKDSRVREVKRKPDGRAKPHRYLEAYTLTLTDAVGRFLGVNVGTPLQQKLSKLAMLLFGIAIVCAIIVLGANRFEASQEVIIYAVATGLSMIPASLVVVLTITMAAGTKRMVRRNVIVRNLKSLEALGAVTDICSDKTGTLTQGKMLARGAWLPGRGTYTVEGATSPMDPTTGEIRFDERSPRHLNFKRGGDACGSVVEAGQLLRDSPAVLAAFLRVAALANLATITKKDDGQWAARGDPTEIAIQVFASRFDWNRLRLTTGDDPEWSEMAELPFDSDVKRMSVVMRHNATGELHAYTKGAVERVVQICTKYTPKDGGGDNDDTLADVTPAFREEVLRNMEALAGMGLRVLALASKRYDGPALNKGDEVNRASVECDLVFRGLIGLYDPPRPESAPAVRQCHEAGISVHMLTGDHPETAKAIAVEVGILPSRMERVARNVADAMVMTASQFDALTDDEVDRLPVLPLVIARCAPSTKVRMIEALHRRKKFCAMTGDGVNDSPSLRRADVGIAMGQSGSDVAKDASDIVLTDDNFASIVAAIEEGRRIFDNIQKFVLHVLAENIAQAGTLLVGLTFKDARGLSVFPLAPVEIVWIIMATSGMPDMGLGFERAVPDIMRRPPQSLKTGIFTAEFLVDMVVYGLWITALCLASFSLVVYGFGDGRLGENCNGSYNETCDTVFRARATTFACLTWFALFLAWEMVDMRRSFFRMQPGSTRYLTQWMVDVWRNKFLFWAIIVGLVTLFPLLYIPVINTDVFKHKGISWEWAIVFIAAALFFAGVESWKWAKRVYFRKQSRKRLGVAWKDMDIEQRVFGEYLGGVADDDHHTEVGDYDHDLEKEGLEK
- a CDS encoding Putative major facilitator superfamily, MFS transporter superfamily; this translates as MSEKRNTTQHEHRSVGASNALGLPSRYHDPESPDKNLASINRSTSRPSVVIDAPPDGGLRAWLVVLSTLLVTMNTWGVANSFGVFQPYFTTLFSRSPSDISWIGSFEVFLLFFVGTFTGRWTDMGYFRPLFAAGFLLVVLGMVAASFCTTYWQFFLAQGICLGLGNGCLFCPCMAVTSTYFAKRRSLAFGITAAGSVVGGLAFPSMVRQLLPRIGLGWTIRSIALIQLVTLVVAGLLVKTRIPPRKAAPLVEWAAFRESEYSFYAVGAFMCFWGTYFAFHYLAAFSRDVLGLSYTDSLDLLLVLNGVGAFGRIIPAQIGDVIGTINIFAPMACMTGTVMFCWIGVRSVTGLYVWAVFYGFAVGGVQSLFPSVLSSLTADPQKQGTRMGMVFTVVSFASLTGSPIAGAIIDAMGGGYVGAQAFAGSCMILGMIFVLLARVCKTRKMGVGSVAWIKV